The Procambarus clarkii isolate CNS0578487 chromosome 66, FALCON_Pclarkii_2.0, whole genome shotgun sequence genome has a window encoding:
- the SrpRbeta gene encoding signal recognition particle receptor subunit beta — protein MAEEIRPEIRQKTRISLKETFNKYMPELNEENLYYGGVMVAVLVGLLTLVILWRVVRATSKRRAVLLMGLCESGKTQLFSQLCYGTDVLSVTSIKESVGEFVLGKKFLPIYDLPGHERIRSALFEKVKKLARGIIFVLDSATIQKDVRDVAEFLYTILCDGSVQSGTLRVLVVCNKQDLKLAKAAPLIQKTLEKEMNLLRVTRARQLQAVGEASNNNTFLGRQGQDFEFSHLGNLKVEFVETVAKGGEKLGPVTSWLQQIA, from the exons ATGGCGGAGGAAATACGTCCAGAGATAAGGCAGAAGACGAGGATCTCTCTTAAGGAAACGTTCAACAAATATATGCCAGAGCTCAATGAGGAAAATTTATACTATGGTGGAGttatggtggctgtgttggttggTCTCCTCACTCTAG TAATTTTGTGGCGTGTGGTGCGTGCAACTAGTAAACGACGGGCAGTGCTGCTTATGGGACTATGTGAATCTGGCAAGACTCAGCTATTTTCACAGTTGTGTTATGGAACTGATGTTCTCTCTGTTACTTCCATCAAAGAATCTGTTGGAGAATTTGTGCTCGGAAAG aaaTTTTTACCTATTTATGATCTTCCTGGACATGAACGAATTCGTTCTGctctgtttgaaaaggtgaagaaGTTAGCTCGTGGCATTATCTTTGTCCTGGATTCTGCTACTATTCAGAAGGATGTTCGGGATGTTGCAGA GTTTCTCTACACAATTTTGTGTGATGGAAGTGTACAGAGCGGGACATTAAGAGTGCTGGTGGTTTGCAACAAACAGGACCTCAAACTGGCCAAGGCGGCACCACTCATACAGAAGACACTTGAGAAGGAAAT GAATTTGCTGCGAGTGACGAGAGCCAGGCAGCTGCAGGCGGTGGGTGAGGCCAGCAACAACAATACCTTCTTAGGCCGGCAGGGACAAGACTTTGAGTTCAGTCATCTTGGAAACCTGAAGGTCGAATTTGTAGAGACTGTAGCCAAAGGAGGGGAAAAATTGGGACCTGTCACATCATGGCTGCAACAGATTGCTTAA